The genomic segment CTGGTGTTGGCCATTCCCGCGACCATGGTTTTGGGCTTCGGCTCCGGCCTGGTCGGGGATATGGCCTGGTTGAAAAGTCTGATCATGCCGTTCACCTTCCTCATGGTCTATCCGATGATGGTCACCCTCAAGGTCCGGGAAGTGTTTTCCGGGGGGGACATCAAGGCCCAGGCCATCACCCAGGTGGTTAATTTCGCCATCGTGCCGTTTTTGGCGTATGGCGTGAGCTGGCTTTTTTTTCGCGATGAGCCCTATATGATGCTTGGTCTGCTTCTGGCCGGGTTGGTGCCGACCAGCGGCATGACCATTTCCTGGACCGGTTTCGCCAAGGGGAACGTCGCCGCCGCCGTGAAGATGACGGTTATCGGCCTGACCTTGGGCTCGCTGTTGACCCCGGTCTATATTCAGGCCCTGCTCGGCGCGACCGTGGAAATGGACATGGGCGCCGTCTTTGGCCAGATCGTGCTCATTGTTTTTCTGCCCATGGTTTTGGGATATGCCA from the Deltaproteobacteria bacterium genome contains:
- a CDS encoding arsenic resistance protein translates to MWKFLQSISKNLVLAIPATMVLGFGSGLVGDMAWLKSLIMPFTFLMVYPMMVTLKVREVFSGGDIKAQAITQVVNFAIVPFLAYGVSWLFFRDEPYMMLGLLLAGLVPTSGMTISWTGFAKGNVAAAVKMTVIGLTLGSLLTPVYIQALLGATVEMDMGAVFGQIVLIVFLPMVLGYATQRYLVGRYGQKDFGERFAPRFPALSTLGVLGIVFIALALKARTIAAAPTVLLQILAPLAIIYAVNFALSTVLGRVLLPRGDAIALVYGTVMRNLSIALAVAINAFGVQGSDAALVVALAYIIQVQSAAWYVKLTNRLFGPAPAPSGGPAPAAAK